In Candidatus Nitronauta litoralis, one DNA window encodes the following:
- the rpsS gene encoding 30S ribosomal protein S19: MARSLKKGPFVDEHLEKKVEELNRRNDKKIIKTWSRRSTILPDFVGHTLGVHNGKKFIPVFISENMVGHKLGEFSPTRTFKAHSGKTKKAAPGK, translated from the coding sequence ATGGCACGTTCGTTAAAAAAAGGGCCGTTTGTCGACGAGCATCTCGAGAAAAAAGTTGAGGAGCTGAATCGTCGTAACGACAAAAAGATCATTAAGACCTGGTCGAGACGTTCGACCATTCTTCCTGATTTCGTTGGGCACACGCTGGGGGTTCACAACGGGAAAAAATTTATTCCTGTGTTTATCTCAGAAAATATGGTGGGCCACAAGTTGGGTGAGTTTTCCCCGACCCGGACTTTTAAGGCGCACAGCGGCAAAACCAAAAAAGCCGCGCCGGGCAAATAA
- the rplV gene encoding 50S ribosomal protein L22 — MDVRASLRQVHVSPQKARLVADMIRGRNVNDAINILAFTRKKSADIISKLLKSAIANAEENHKVVDVDDLFVKAITVDKGITMKRFMPRARGSASPIKKRHSHITIVLNER; from the coding sequence ATGGATGTCAGGGCTTCATTAAGGCAGGTTCACGTCAGTCCGCAAAAAGCGCGACTGGTTGCGGATATGATTCGCGGGCGTAATGTAAACGATGCGATCAACATCCTGGCGTTTACGCGCAAAAAATCTGCGGACATTATCTCCAAGCTCCTTAAATCGGCAATCGCCAATGCGGAAGAGAACCACAAGGTAGTAGATGTGGATGATCTTTTTGTCAAGGCGATCACCGTTGATAAAGGAATCACCATGAAGCGGTTTATGCCGCGGGCACGTGGGTCTGCATCGCCGATTAAAAAGCGGCACAGTCACATCACGATTGTCTTGAACGAACGTTAA
- the rpsC gene encoding 30S ribosomal protein S3 produces the protein MGQKVHPYGFRLGVNKPWRSNWYATKDYPDLLLEDIKLRKHLKKALSHAGVSNVEIERSANRIRINIHTARPGIIIGKKGLEVDRLKEELQRMIGGKQINLNIKEIRRAELDATLIAQNIALQLEKRISFRRAMKKSVVSSLRFGAKGIKIRCSGRLAGAEIARSEWYREGRVPLHTLRADIDYGTAEAATTYGIIGIKVWVYKGDIFKERQEVPTKNVDKEA, from the coding sequence GTGGGTCAGAAAGTTCATCCTTACGGGTTTCGGCTGGGCGTTAACAAGCCCTGGAGATCTAACTGGTATGCCACCAAGGATTATCCTGACCTGTTGTTGGAAGACATCAAGTTAAGGAAGCACCTCAAGAAAGCCCTGTCTCATGCAGGTGTTTCTAATGTGGAGATTGAGCGCTCCGCCAACCGGATTCGTATCAACATTCACACAGCCCGACCGGGAATCATCATCGGTAAAAAGGGTCTGGAGGTGGACCGGTTGAAAGAGGAGTTGCAGAGGATGATTGGCGGCAAGCAGATCAACCTGAATATCAAGGAAATCCGCCGAGCGGAACTCGATGCCACCTTGATTGCGCAAAACATCGCGCTGCAATTGGAAAAACGGATCTCATTCCGTCGCGCAATGAAAAAATCGGTTGTGTCGTCATTGAGGTTCGGTGCAAAAGGAATCAAGATCCGGTGTTCGGGCAGGTTGGCCGGAGCGGAAATCGCGCGGAGCGAGTGGTATCGAGAAGGTCGGGTCCCACTGCACACGCTTCGTGCTGATATTGATTACGGTACTGCAGAGGCGGCAACAACTTACGGGATCATCGGGATCAAAGTTTGGGTTTATAAGGGCGACATTTTTAAAGAGCGTCAGGAAGTGCCCACAAAAAACGTGGATAAAGAAGCGTAG
- the rplP gene encoding 50S ribosomal protein L16, with translation MLMPKKVKYRKKHKGRMTGAARRGNKVSFGEYGLQTLACGWITNRQIEAARIAMTRYVKRGGKIWLRIFPDKPISKKPAETRMGKGKGGPEFWVAVVKPGRMLYEMSGVPEDIAREAFRLAAHKLPVKTRFVVNK, from the coding sequence ATGTTAATGCCAAAAAAGGTCAAATACCGGAAAAAGCACAAAGGTCGTATGACCGGTGCCGCCCGGCGTGGGAATAAAGTTAGTTTCGGCGAGTATGGATTGCAAACCCTCGCTTGCGGCTGGATCACCAACCGCCAGATTGAGGCTGCGCGTATTGCCATGACACGTTACGTAAAACGTGGCGGTAAAATCTGGCTGAGGATTTTTCCGGACAAACCGATCTCTAAAAAGCCAGCTGAAACCCGAATGGGTAAAGGTAAAGGCGGTCCGGAGTTCTGGGTTGCAGTGGTGAAGCCGGGTCGAATGCTTTATGAAATGTCCGGTGTTCCAGAAGATATCGCGCGCGAGGCATTCCGCCTGGCCGCACACAAGCTGCCGGTAAAAACGCGGTTTGTGGTCAACAAGTAA